TTGAGACGATCACGGCCCGGATCCAGGACAATGGCCTCCCGTACGGGGCCCACACCGTCGCGACCAACGACGACGCGCTATTGCTCGTCCGACACGAGGCCGTTGGCAAGTGGGTCCTGCCAGGCGGTGAGATCAGTGGCGACGAATCGTTTCGGGCGGCCGCCAGGCGCGAGCTGCGCGAAGAAGCAGGTATCGACGGCTCCTATTGCGGGCTCGAGCTACTGGGTCGTGTCGAATTCTACTGTGACGAGTACGAAACGTGGGGGGTCCTCCCGATCTACGAAGCCCGAGCCGAAACGACGACGCTAACGGTCGAAGACCCCGACGCCGAGATCACTGACGCCGAGTGGTTCGAGACGCTACCGAGGGACGCGCGTGATAGAGATGTCCTCACGCGCTGGCTCGAAACACGGAAGAGAGACGGGTAAGACGAATCCAACAGTATCACGCCCAGCGATAGTTGCCACTACCAGTCGTAACGATCCGGAGGAGGATGATCCGACACGGAACGTCACTCCCACACCGATGGCGGATCACCCCCGACGATACCTCAGTCTCCCTTCGATTTCTTCACCATAGCGACTACGAAGGCGACAACGACCAGGGCGACCAGTAGTTTCTTTTTCGACATCACCTAAACTGTCCACCCAGTGGCCTAAAACGTTTCTGGAAGGCCAGCCAATCCTGCCATCTCCAGTGAAACGCCCCGACACTGGATCGACAGACGACCCAATCGACGACGGACAGGCCGCCCGTCAGTCGATCAGGTCGGCGATATCGTCACGAACGATCGTCTCACAGTACGCACAGCGCACGCCCTCATCGAGGACATCGAAGCGTGAGTCGACCGGCTCGTTCCCGGTCGTGATGCAATTGTGGTTCGGGCACGAGAGGACCCCAACGACTTCTGCGGGCCGAGAGACGCGATGTTTCTCGATAACCTCGAAGTCCCGGATAATGTTGATCGTCGCCGCGGGTGCAATCAGCGAGAGGACGTCGAGTTCGGCCTGGCTTAGCTCCCGGTCCTCGACTTTGACGATATCTTTGGCTCCGAGGCGGTCGCTCGGGGCGTTCATGACGATACTTACGGTGTCGCCGTCCCCGCCCTCGATACCGAGAATCGAGAGGACGTGCATCGCTTCCCCACCAGTGATATGATCGATGACCGTCCCACGCGGGATCTTGCTGACGCGGAGTTGCTCGTCGGTACTCATGCCGACTCACCCTCCAACAGCAGATCGAGGAGTGCCATCCGAACGGGCACCCCGTTGTGGGCCTGCTCGAAGAACTGTGCGTGGTCTGTACGATCGACGTCGTGGTCAATTTCGTCGACTCGCGGGAGCGGATGCAGGACGGTCAGCTCGTCGCCAGCCCCCGCTACGGTCTCAGCGTCGATCTGGTACTCGCCGGCGACAGCCCGATACTCACTCTCGTCCGGGAAGCGCTCTTTCTGAATGCGGGTCACGTACAGGACGTCCAGACTGTCGAGAATGGGTTCGAGTTGGGTGTGTTCTCTGATCGTCGCCCCCTCCTCGTGGAGGTCGTAGCGAACCGACCGCGGGAGTTTGAGACTCTCCGGGCTGATGAAGTGTTGGGTCGCATCGAAGTTCGTCAGCGCGTGGGCCAGCGAATGGACGGTGCGACCGTACTTCAGGTCGCCCATAATGCCGATCGTGAGGTCATCCAGACCGGCGTTTTCTCGGATCGTATAGAGATCAAGCAGCGTCTGGGTCGGATGCTGGCCGGCTCCATCGCCCGCGTTGATGAGCGGGACGTCGACGAACTCGCTGGCCATCTTGGCTGAACCCTCGCTGGGATGGCGCATAACGAGGGCGTCGGCGTACCCTTCGACGACACGGACCGTATCTGCGAGGCTCTCTCCCTTCTCGACGCTGGAGTACTCCACTGGCCCCATGTCCACGATGTCTCCGCCCAGGCGCTTGATCGCCGCCGTGAAACTCATTTTCGTGCGCGTGCTCGGCTCGAAAAGAGCAGGCCAAGCAGCGCGCCGGGGTGGCGCTGGGTGAACGCCGCCGGATCGTCGTCCATCTCGGCCGCCCGATCCAACACCTCCTCGATATCGGCCCGCGAGAGTTGTTTGGCGCTGATGATGTGGTCGTGACGCATCGATCACATCCCCGCTCGCCTGGTTCTTGAATCCCCCGACACGCCCCGAAGTGCGCGAGAAAACGGCCCAAGCAGTCACCACGACCCCTCAATCCGGAATCTTTAATCGCGTGGCTATCTATTGTTATAGATGACACATGGCCGATCGGCTCCGGACCGGGATCGACGTCCTCGACCGGAAACTCGATGGTGGGCTCCCGGCCGGTTCTATCGTCGTGCTGAACGCGACGCCAGCCAGCCAGGCAGAGTTGTTTCTCTACGAGCTGACGGCGACACGCGGCACGCTGTATCTCTCACTGGATCGGTCCGAACAGGCGATCAAGGACAGTCTCGAACAGTCCCCGACGGCTACCGGCCAGCCGACGGTCAGACACGTCTCCGGTGAGGCCCCACTCGACAACGCCGGCAAACTCGTCAGTGCGCTCCCGGAGACGTCCAACCTCATCATCGACCCCTTAGACGTCCTCGAAGCACAGGAGCCACCCTCCCGGTTCCGGAGTTTCATGAACGACCTCCAGAATCACATCTTCAACACGGGGAGTCTCGCCGTCCTGCACTGCCTGGACGGCCGAGGTGTCCCACCGCTGCGGGACACGACCGAACACTTCGCCGACGTCGTCTTCGACCTCCACACCACGATCGCCAACGACGAGGTCGAGAACCGGCTGGCGATCCCCAAGTTCCGCGGCGGCCGTGCCCCGACCAGCGTCATCAAACTCG
The sequence above is drawn from the Halorhabdus sp. CBA1104 genome and encodes:
- a CDS encoding NUDIX hydrolase gives rise to the protein MTVVDNLWYRAEEAAQQAEQTYHGLREGATDVMEFTRTRHVSRPRFETITARIQDNGLPYGAHTVATNDDALLLVRHEAVGKWVLPGGEISGDESFRAAARRELREEAGIDGSYCGLELLGRVEFYCDEYETWGVLPIYEARAETTTLTVEDPDAEITDAEWFETLPRDARDRDVLTRWLETRKRDG
- the pyrI gene encoding aspartate carbamoyltransferase regulatory subunit, with protein sequence MSTDEQLRVSKIPRGTVIDHITGGEAMHVLSILGIEGGDGDTVSIVMNAPSDRLGAKDIVKVEDRELSQAELDVLSLIAPAATINIIRDFEVIEKHRVSRPAEVVGVLSCPNHNCITTGNEPVDSRFDVLDEGVRCAYCETIVRDDIADLID
- a CDS encoding transcriptional regulator; this translates as MADRLRTGIDVLDRKLDGGLPAGSIVVLNATPASQAELFLYELTATRGTLYLSLDRSEQAIKDSLEQSPTATGQPTVRHVSGEAPLDNAGKLVSALPETSNLIIDPLDVLEAQEPPSRFRSFMNDLQNHIFNTGSLAVLHCLDGRGVPPLRDTTEHFADVVFDLHTTIANDEVENRLAIPKFRGGRAPTSVIKLDLVEEVSIDTSRDIA